The DNA sequence AAAGACGGTTCTGGCGCAGCTACTCTTCCGAAGCTTCAgaagaccctaacacaagtagcccatctcattcggcgtataaccacccaaagaagaggaTTTAAGAGGAAGAAACCTTATAGCACTCCTTATAAGCCGGATCCCATATGACACCCCGTATCTACTCCTCAACAAAGCTGAACttgaaaaactcaacatcatcgtcagaaaagcaatcaagagcgcactaAGACTCCCCCgtacgacctcaaccacgacGCTCCTCAAAGTTGGCCTCCATAACACCTGAGAAGAAATGAGCAAAGCGTACAGAGgcagccagctggaacgccttaagctgagTCAAACAGGCAGAGTAGTACTTCGCAaactcgcatacagcgaaaacttcatagcagactcagacgtgaaagcccgattgccgccacttcttcgtgactctatctcagttgctccaatacctcgcaatatgcatgcaacataccacaaagacagaagacaagcaagagttagagcgcttagcaagaaatactcaaagaaccccaacacgagatatacagatgcggcaaaatatCCAGGTAATagagcatacgcaattaccgtgaccaacaaccaagggaaggagctaattgctgccaccataccggccagaaatctagaaacggcggaggaagtggccatcgccttcggcatcgccacatgcaaagactcagcaatcatcttgagcgactcgcaaacaggcatgtagaaacctacgaaaaAGCCGAATTGCTGCctcagcagtgaagattctgaaagaaataacaagacgccaagaactacccgaaacctacgtcgcatggtctccaggccacgaacacctcccaggaaacgaagcagcacatgctgtcgcccgagagcataccagccgggatttcctgccgcacggtctccggaaagcgacgagggtggagaacatccccatcaactacgccgtaatattgcaacattacagactggaagaagacaatatcctctaccacatccaaaattaagcaaggaagaagccaccgccctccgcagactacaaacaaatacgtatgtacatggaattatcatgcaccgaatgcaccccaccatattctcatacctatgccggtattgtgatgtaccagacacgCTCCTACACATAgtgttggtgtgcccacaccgCGAGATAAACAGTCAGGATGACGCCTCcaaaccgctacaagcgatcgaagaaacgtgggagatcacagagcctggaagatcagcgaagtctggtggacagggcccgggctgcggcattagccagCGGCTTTCTGGACtgagagagccgcccacctagagcgcagaaagaacactttctcactgtttcttacaataaacgttcattccgcCTTCTATGGCATTTGCTTTCACAGACGTTTCGATGTCAGCACGCagtcttgtatatatatatatatatatatatatatatatatatatatatatatatagctagagCCGCAGAAATATCAGAATGATCATTACACGGAGGCCCGAAGCTCTCCGCCGCCGCTCGGGCCTCCTAGACAGCCCGAGAGATGAGTTGTGCCGTCATCTTTTTATTACGGGAATGACTTGCTACTAGGTAGCCATGTGGGACCCACTTATATATTAGATAGAGGACCACTCACATAATAACATAGGTCCTACTGCATGTAGTTTGAACCGAAATCGAAGCGcatcaaaaaaagagaaaaaaaaaacaggtcgaACGCTTTCCCTTATTCTTCAACAATGGTTCCATTTTTTTCACTAAAGGTGTACGGAGAGAGGAAGACAATGCTGATGCTGCTACAGAATTATTCATTAAAATTTTGAAAAAGGTGCTGCTTGAATAAATTCAAATAACTTTTTGTAAGAATACAACTTTCGCAGCGCCAGACAGAAATAATATAACCAACTCTAATGGAAAACCTCCCTATAGCGCTCATGCTACGATACTAATAACTTCAAGGGAGCCGCCATGTTGCTCCTCTGAGCAGGTGCACAGGCGCTGGCGGGAAGATACAATTCATACGAGAGCCTTAATAAACGCAATCGTGAGCCTCATTATGGAATCACGCCACCGAGTTCAGGCGCATGCGAACGCATGCTTTCACGTGGCGCAAGTCTCACATCACAATTTAATAATAGTCATCGAATTTTCTTAAAAATGTACGGAATAGACTTTACAGACTGTAGATACGCACGTATGTAAACGTAGCATTTTACAATATCTTTAGTTATTGTTCGTTTTGCGAAAATGAGTGGTACAAACAGGGTGGCATCTTGATAGTTGCCACTTGTTTCACCCAGTATTTCCTTTAGAGGACGCATTATATCTCTAGGGTGTCAGACACCGTtaacgaccgtgattgcaaacctgtcttcgctgccatatttggcggcgtcgatTAAGAACGCATGTGGACAAGTATAATCAAATCGCATAGGTAATGCTCTAGAGTAAGGCAAAATAAGAAGGTATGATAATGAATGTCGCCCCAAATATCGTGTCATAACGGAATGCATTATGACATGTACGGCGCGATCCGTTACAAGAAATATACTGCCATatgtacagtcacgtgcaataTAACTTGCAACACCCTTGCTCATGGTCGAAGGGGCTCAAGGCTGCGCAGTGGCTCGGACACGTGAAATAGCGGTTTAATAAATACCActaattgaagctgtgtttagGTCTGTAACTTACCCTGTGTCTGCGCAGCCGTGTAGTTTTGGGGCCCTTCGACTACGGGCACCGGTGTTGCAGGTCATATTGCACGTGACTGTACGTGTAGCGCACAAATACGTGTCACAATGGTCCGCACACAAAAGACAATGACGACACGCCCAGCAGGCTAACGATGCGCGAGCAGTGGAAAAGGCGCAATCATGCTTAAGCCTGGTCGAGCGGGCTCCACTAAAATATGAATTCTGGACACGAGGCACCAgcgtctttcttgtttttcttcaccCACAAATTGGTTGCTCCGGACTTCGCGAGTTCACTCTTAGCTCCGGGTGCCTCAGCGGGTTCGCTGGGCCTACCGCTGGGCCTTCGTAGTCCGCGTTCTATCCAGTCAGCCATGACCTCGGATTTTGTCGATCAAGTACTGCCGCCAACGCCACGAGCCCACGATCCCGAGGTCACCACTCTCAAGCTACCGGAGTTCTCGTCGTAGGACTCGGAACTTTGTTTTATTACCATCGAATCCTCGTTCGGTCACCAATGCTCCCGTTCGCAGTTGACCATGTTCGACCATGTCATTGGAACGCTTCTACCGTACCTGCTGACGTTACCAACTACGCCTACCGTCTACGCAGCGCTATGCGTACTTTACCTGTCGTTCCCTCTCGACAATGACGTTCTTCCCGGCGTTTATACGCCAACCCTGGCCTTGCGAATTGCATGCACGTCCTTGTGCCCCATGATGCTGTGCGTCCTCCCTTACGGCCACCATGTGATGGTCGGTTCAATGTACTCAAGCATGCAACTAAAAACCTTCTATCGCTCATCAACGGCCGCGAAGATACGGTCTCCGTCGACCGTCTGAAGCCTGCCTACTTGGACTCTGATTCATCAACCATTTCTGCGGCCACATTGCATTCCCACCTGGTCAGTCCTACTCGCCCCGTGCGTTTCGCACCACCACCATGCGCGCTTCGCGATTCGTCCAGCTCACAGATTCCCCGCTAGAAGGGGGCCCTGTAGCGCACTACTACGCGCCACAATAGTCCGAACACTAAAGACGACGGCGACACGCccagcacgctgacggtgcgTGAGCAGTGGAAGCGGCAGAATAAGGCTTCCGCCTAATTAAGCGGGCTCAGTTAAAATATAATTTTTCAGGGTCAAATAAAGGGTGCTCCTCTGAAcgtcaacgagtcggctcacatGGCTGCGCACGAACTTGCCCACTCTGCTACCCCCGACCAATGTGATTCcaactccccagagaacagggacacggcctccacctacaacgagattactaaacactactatctcagccgtacaacctacttcgttcctcatccgcggctcaatagagctcaagcactaacgctccgtctactgCAAACGAATACGTATCCCGATCCGTCGGTCTTACacaaaatctatccggatacttacaccgatGGTActtgccacgattgtggagaaatagtcACGTTagaacatatgctctggcggtgtgcccggtcgcgcgctctatcatcgataacagctcggccaggtAGGGGGCGGTTCTcggcagccctcttctggctgaccaactctgggctgttgAGCCAGCctacgatgcggccgagaggctctgGCTTCCGTTTCccacgtggacgcggcccgcttcgtgaagggtcacgatctgcaggacttcaataaagttttactaTACAATGTCCTACCAGGCAGCAGCGTCTGCCTGGTTTTTCTGCACCCCCATACGTGCTTTATGTATATCCGCATTGTGTGCGCTTTTAATCTATATTGTGCAAGAAATCCCACCATAAATGTAATAATCTGTTCcgatatgatatatatatatatatatatatatatatatatatatatatatatatatatgccaaggtctgtgagtggtggcactggctaacactcccagggttctactaggacacataaatacccaagaaagtggatgggaaaacgtcGTCGCGggagctcaattggtagagcatcgcacgcgaaatgcgaaggttgtgggttcggttcccacctgcggcaagttgtttcttcatccactttaatttccattaatttatcgttcctttatttcatttattaagcacaagtaagttcccctatgttgtacttaatgtcagtctttgttggcttcttatgacatgagtaataaaaatcgggcccctcggtaaaccccctttcttctcgttatatatatatatatatatatatatatatatatagcagtgtCAGCACAACACGCACTTCTTAGTGTTATTCTTCCAGGTTTCATTACGGGACCGGTGGCTCACAGATTCAACGCTCGTCCAGTGATCATCGCAGGAGCGGTGATTTCAGGAGCAGGCGCAATTCTCACCTTTTTTGCAACAAATATTGGAGTTATGACGCTTACACTGGGCGTAATACATGGTAAGGCACCTTTATCTGTACGTAACGATGGCACAAGAAAATATACAGCTTTGTGGCACGGAGACTCCAGCAATGGGGCAAAGGCCATTCTCCTGCTGAATGCGGAATCCTACTTTTGCTTTTTAACCTCTGAGACTGCACTTGCCTATAGGTGCGGAGGAGATACATATATTCTTTAGGAGATCACAGAGTACGGTATTGAACCATTGTTGTTATAATTATTACGGAGCCCTGCGTAAGAGTGTTTAACACATATCAGTTGCCACTTTGGACAGAAAACGCCTCTAATGATCAATCCTCATTGCTGTTCTTTAAGCCTCTCTGAAGCCTTTACGGGCGGTCGCTTGTGTATCGCAGCTCGTGAAACTTCCAATTAATTCTTAGTGGTTTGGAGTGAattggtttttctttttcgtgtagTGAAGCATTAAGCTAATTTGTTATTACTGTACCGCCATTGTCGTGAGCGTAGCGCGGTATCTGAGTGAAACATAAACAGCTCAATCACGAAGCTTACCGCTAACTTAAATGAGCTAGTTTAGCATAATTATCCTAATTTCGGTTGTTACAGTTATCAGAGCATAGCTCGCGGGGGCCCATATCATTCACCGAGACACCCAGTGTCAGGCGTTGCTGTAGCATTTGGTAAAGAGTGTTCGCCTGATATAAGAGCCTACCATGTCCTTACACGCAAAATGTCGCGGGATGTCAGTGTTTCCTTGGGGATGAAATCACCTAATGCGTTTTGCCCTTCTCTTCTTTCCATGGTCGCAGCAATAGGAGCGGGTATGGTGTTCATAGTGGCCCCTACAATAATCAGCGAGCACTTTGTCAAGAACAAGGGCCTCGCGATGGGCGTCAACTTCGCTGGCGTCACCGCTGGTCTTTTCGTATTTCCCAAACTTCTGGAGTACCTCACCGCCGCCTATGGCCTACGCGGTGCCCTTCTGATCTTCGGCGTCGTCATCATGAACGGGCTTGCATTTAGCCTATTCCCCCGCACCCCTGCTTGGAGGAAAGCTCATCCGGGCAAGAATGAACTCGCTGCTCAATTTCCTTCGAAAGCCATCGACGATGAAGGAACCAACGAGCTACGCCATGCGTTGACTGTGTTTAAAAGCCCCGTGTTCTACCTCATATTATACAGCTTTAACGCTTACTGCTTTGGATATGAGTGCTACATGTCGCTTTTCGTCGACTTTGCCTGTGATCGAGGAGTAGCGCTGTCCACTGCCGTTACCGTGATGTCGGCGGGAGCAGTCTCCGAGATCTTCGGGAGATTCACATTGCCGGCAGCAGGCGACCACGGCCTGCTGAATATCAAGACGGCTGTGGTGTTCACACTGGCTGCCGAGGCGGTGGTGTTTCTCGTTCTTCCTTTGCTACGCTCTCAAGGACTTATTTTCACTGTGGCCTTTGTCATAGCCTTCATCATCGGCACTGGAATGGTAATTTTTCCAGTGACCCTGGTGTCTTACTTCGGACACGAGAAGATGTCGGTATCCTACGGCATTGTCGTCGCGTCTGCCGGGATGCTTTCATTTTTGAAGCCGTGTTTGATAGGTGAGACTTATTCGTGTGATTGTCACCATGAATTTAGCAATCACTTTGTTTTTGCTGTAACGCGGAATGCGCTTAGGTAGCGCGAAGAGTACAAATGTGCAATGCGGCAAAAATGGAACTcaacaacagcaaaaataaataacagGTTACATTTACCATTAGGGATAACCACCAGGATTGAAAAGGCATTCTTGTCATGCATAAGTTTTTGCGCCGGAATACTCTTTGCACCACAATGCTTGGTAAGAAACGAGTTCTATTTGCCTGCATGAAAGTTGCATAATAGACGGGACTACAGCAATTTAGGAACCTCATGTCGCAGTGCTATCCTTTACGTGATCTCCCTGGTATTGATGTGCACATCTTCTGGGAGAAAACTTTGGTGTGTTCAATTACTCTGTGACAGATCAACCTACTACTTGTTCAAAGGCTTTGTGTTGCTCGCAATCTGGTTTAAACAAAAGGTGATCACTGCTAGATGCGTGAAAGATATGTCCCATCATGGGTTATGGCGGCGCGGCGCAGAAAAAGTAAGCCGTGGTGTTCTAGACAGGTGAAATGCAAGGCCAGGCAGAGAGCTCACGTTTACGCTGCTTATAAGAAAAACCCTTCGTCGAAGCTTAAAGATAAACTCAAAAACAAA is a window from the Dermacentor variabilis isolate Ectoservices chromosome 3, ASM5094787v1, whole genome shotgun sequence genome containing:
- the LOC142576497 gene encoding monocarboxylate transporter 12-like isoform X2, translating into MPRCCSWDRWNYCSRVPQHGPDSVHSWLVAGFITGPVAHRFNARPVIIAGAVISGAGAILTFFATNIGVMTLTLGVIHAIGAGMVFIVAPTIISEHFVKNKGLAMGVNFAGVTAGLFVFPKLLEYLTAAYGLRGALLIFGVVIMNGLAFSLFPRTPAWRKAHPGKNELAAQFPSKAIDDEGTNELRHALTVFKSPVFYLILYSFNAYCFGYECYMSLFVDFACDRGVALSTAVTVMSAGAVSEIFGRFTLPAAGDHGLLNIKTAVVFTLAAEAVVFLVLPLLRSQGLIFTVAFVIAFIIGTGMVIFPVTLVSYFGHEKMSVSYGIVVASAGMLSFLKPCLIGHFRDRVGAYDWLFVICGVVNGVGAALWIVVLALERSRRKRKLINNENAVQETIITTR
- the LOC142576497 gene encoding monocarboxylate transporter 2-like isoform X1, with the protein product MPRCCSWDRWNYCSRVPQHGPDSVHSWLVAGACAFASFFAMAGRRSAGFLFVATMETFQVNRTEGSWPIMTMGAVVYLAGFITGPVAHRFNARPVIIAGAVISGAGAILTFFATNIGVMTLTLGVIHAIGAGMVFIVAPTIISEHFVKNKGLAMGVNFAGVTAGLFVFPKLLEYLTAAYGLRGALLIFGVVIMNGLAFSLFPRTPAWRKAHPGKNELAAQFPSKAIDDEGTNELRHALTVFKSPVFYLILYSFNAYCFGYECYMSLFVDFACDRGVALSTAVTVMSAGAVSEIFGRFTLPAAGDHGLLNIKTAVVFTLAAEAVVFLVLPLLRSQGLIFTVAFVIAFIIGTGMVIFPVTLVSYFGHEKMSVSYGIVVASAGMLSFLKPCLIGHFRDRVGAYDWLFVICGVVNGVGAALWIVVLALERSRRKRKLINNENAVQETIITTR